The Algoriphagus sp. TR-M9 genome has a window encoding:
- a CDS encoding outer membrane protein assembly factor BamB family protein: protein MKLLLKVVFGSLLLFSACQPKTAEIDYTDWSHYGGPADGSRYSALTQINKENVSQLEVAWTYKTGDATASSQIQCQPIVVNGLLYGSTPKLNVFALNASTGEEVWRFDPFQVLGGENSWAGTNRGVSYWEDGDDKRILFGAGNWLMAVDAETGEPILSFGDEGKVDLRKGLDTEREDFMIVANAPGVVYGDLLIIGMRLSEGLDAAPGHIRAYNIRTGKREWIFHTIPQEGEPAYETWDPATIKQIGGANNWAGMTVDQERGIVFVPTGSATYDFWGGYRKGDNLYANSLIALDAQTGERIWHFQAVHHDVWDRDFPANPNLIRIQKDGKWIDAVAQISKQGMTYVFDRATGEPVWPIVETVVTQSVMPGEFTSPTQPIPTLPKPFMNMVFDESSILSLKPEWEADIRNQLEGAIYGDTWAPPHPEKPIVLFPGMDGGGEWGGASFDPETQTFYVNANQIPWVIGMTPNADFENVGKSVYTNYCGNCHGLDRKGNLPTIPSLLDVKEKFTYDSLDLLLRKGRGAMPAFDHISTENRKVILEYLLDKVPDEGDKQEMDGGKTQLFPRYYMDGYKKLVTKDGLYGSNPPWGLLTAIDMSTGKKKWQVPLGEIDSLTAQGFAPTGTENYGGPVVTAGGILFIAATKDEMIRAFDKETGEVLWEAKLPASGHATPAVYEMDGRQFLVIACGGGKGTKSGDAYVAFALPEL, encoded by the coding sequence ATGAAACTTCTACTCAAAGTTGTCTTTGGCTCACTCTTACTTTTTTCTGCCTGTCAGCCCAAAACAGCCGAAATCGATTATACCGATTGGTCTCATTATGGAGGTCCGGCGGATGGTTCTCGATATTCGGCATTGACTCAAATCAACAAAGAAAATGTCTCCCAACTCGAAGTGGCCTGGACCTACAAAACCGGTGATGCCACTGCCAGTTCTCAGATTCAATGTCAGCCGATTGTGGTGAATGGTCTGCTTTATGGCTCTACTCCCAAGTTGAATGTGTTTGCTTTGAATGCTTCAACAGGTGAAGAAGTCTGGAGATTCGATCCATTTCAGGTGCTGGGAGGAGAGAATTCCTGGGCTGGCACCAATCGTGGGGTGAGTTACTGGGAAGATGGCGATGATAAGCGGATTCTCTTTGGAGCTGGGAATTGGTTGATGGCAGTGGATGCAGAGACAGGTGAGCCGATTCTGAGTTTTGGAGATGAGGGGAAAGTCGATCTTCGCAAAGGATTGGATACCGAGAGGGAGGATTTTATGATCGTAGCCAATGCTCCTGGAGTGGTCTATGGGGATTTGCTGATCATAGGAATGCGACTATCCGAAGGCTTGGATGCTGCGCCTGGTCATATCCGTGCTTACAATATCAGAACTGGGAAGCGGGAATGGATTTTTCATACCATTCCTCAGGAAGGCGAACCAGCCTATGAGACTTGGGATCCGGCTACTATCAAACAGATTGGCGGTGCCAATAACTGGGCTGGAATGACCGTGGATCAGGAGCGAGGGATTGTCTTTGTGCCCACTGGGTCGGCTACCTATGATTTTTGGGGTGGCTATCGCAAAGGAGATAATCTCTATGCTAATTCCCTGATTGCATTAGATGCTCAAACGGGAGAACGTATTTGGCACTTTCAGGCTGTGCACCATGATGTCTGGGATCGGGATTTTCCTGCAAACCCTAATCTGATTAGAATTCAAAAAGACGGGAAATGGATAGATGCAGTGGCCCAGATTTCCAAGCAAGGAATGACGTATGTTTTTGATCGTGCCACTGGAGAGCCTGTCTGGCCTATTGTGGAAACTGTAGTTACGCAATCTGTCATGCCTGGTGAGTTCACATCTCCAACTCAACCCATTCCTACTTTGCCGAAGCCATTTATGAATATGGTGTTTGATGAATCCAGTATTCTGAGCCTTAAGCCAGAATGGGAAGCCGATATCAGAAATCAACTTGAAGGAGCGATCTATGGTGATACTTGGGCACCACCTCACCCGGAGAAACCCATCGTACTTTTCCCCGGAATGGACGGAGGTGGAGAATGGGGCGGAGCTTCCTTTGATCCTGAAACGCAGACTTTCTACGTAAATGCCAATCAGATTCCCTGGGTTATCGGAATGACTCCCAATGCAGATTTTGAAAATGTAGGCAAGTCTGTTTACACAAATTACTGTGGCAATTGCCATGGGCTAGATCGGAAAGGAAACTTGCCAACAATTCCGAGTTTGCTAGATGTGAAGGAGAAATTTACTTATGATTCACTCGATCTTTTGCTTCGCAAAGGTAGAGGTGCGATGCCGGCTTTTGATCATATTTCTACGGAAAACAGAAAAGTGATCTTGGAGTATTTGCTGGACAAAGTACCAGACGAAGGGGATAAGCAGGAAATGGATGGAGGTAAAACCCAACTTTTTCCCCGCTACTATATGGATGGCTATAAAAAGTTGGTGACAAAAGATGGACTTTATGGATCAAATCCACCTTGGGGTCTTTTGACTGCGATCGATATGAGCACGGGCAAGAAAAAGTGGCAGGTCCCACTGGGAGAAATCGATTCCCTCACTGCGCAGGGTTTTGCCCCCACAGGCACTGAAAACTACGGTGGGCCGGTGGTAACAGCGGGAGGAATACTTTTTATAGCTGCCACCAAGGATGAGATGATCAGAGCTTTTGACAAGGAGACTGGTGAGGTCTTGTGGGAAGCGAAACTCCCCGCTTCTGGCCATGCTACTCCTGCAGTCTATGAAATGGATGGCAGGCAATTTCTTGTGATCGCATGCGGAGGAGGAAAAGGTACCAAAAGTGGAGACGCTTATGTTGCTTTTGCGCTACCTGAGCTGTAA
- a CDS encoding DoxX family protein, which yields MKKTVIEDIGLLIMRLGAGAMIMTHGYPKLLRLFGDEPIKFMDFMGLGPVVSLSLAVFAEFVCAILVILGFKTRLAAIPLIITMLTAVLIAHAADPFGRKELPLLYAVVFITILIFGAGRFSIDGLGDKKSMYYKG from the coding sequence ATGAAAAAGACAGTAATAGAAGATATTGGACTATTGATCATGAGACTTGGAGCTGGAGCCATGATAATGACCCATGGATACCCCAAGCTGTTACGGCTCTTTGGAGATGAACCTATTAAGTTCATGGATTTCATGGGGCTTGGTCCGGTAGTTTCACTTTCTCTGGCCGTATTTGCTGAATTTGTATGTGCCATTCTTGTCATTCTAGGATTCAAAACCCGATTAGCAGCCATCCCATTAATCATCACTATGCTTACAGCAGTGCTGATAGCTCATGCAGCAGATCCATTTGGCAGAAAAGAGCTACCATTACTCTATGCTGTAGTGTTCATTACCATCCTAATTTTTGGCGCCGGCAGGTTTTCTATTGATGGACTAGGGGACAAAAAATCTATGTATTATAAAGGTTAA
- a CDS encoding sugar transferase, whose product MIPNSTHQQEIVFKGYQSGRIIPDLYSLTNISRSTVSQRVNEGIEVTTRFAKRTFDILFSSLAILTGLPVFLTLMAITKLTSKGPVFYKQERIGRNGQPFYILKFRSMIVDSEVNGPQLTTDNDPRITKWGNFMRKTHLDELPQFFNVLMGDMSVVGPRPERAHFIQQIVAKQPSYMQLLTIRPGITSIGQVDYGYAETVEEMCQRMMLDLKYLSQVNLLTDLKVIGQTVMTMINKKGK is encoded by the coding sequence ATGATACCTAACTCCACACATCAACAAGAAATTGTTTTCAAAGGCTACCAGTCGGGGCGCATAATCCCTGACCTTTATTCGCTGACAAACATTTCAAGAAGCACTGTATCACAACGAGTGAATGAGGGCATAGAAGTAACGACAAGATTTGCAAAAAGAACATTTGACATCTTATTTTCTTCCCTTGCAATTCTTACAGGATTACCTGTTTTCCTAACATTAATGGCTATCACCAAATTGACTTCAAAAGGTCCGGTTTTTTACAAGCAGGAAAGAATCGGTAGAAATGGACAGCCATTTTATATCCTGAAGTTCAGAAGTATGATCGTGGATTCTGAGGTAAATGGCCCACAGCTTACTACCGATAATGATCCCAGGATTACAAAATGGGGTAATTTCATGAGAAAAACCCATTTGGATGAGCTGCCTCAATTCTTCAATGTATTGATGGGAGATATGTCGGTAGTTGGCCCTAGACCAGAGCGTGCACATTTCATCCAACAGATAGTGGCCAAGCAGCCTAGCTATATGCAACTATTAACTATCCGACCAGGAATCACTTCCATAGGTCAGGTAGATTATGGCTATGCGGAAACTGTAGAGGAGATGTGCCAGCGAATGATGCTAGATCTAAAATACTTATCTCAAGTAAATTTACTGACTGACTTAAAAGTAATAGGTCAGACGGTAATGACGATGATCAATAAAAAAGGAAAATAA
- a CDS encoding glycosyltransferase produces MKVNLFIPTLNAGKIWQEVLAGIAMQNHPISRFVIIDSGSTDGTLNLINEETCDLIQIDKKDFDHGGTRQMAAETFPDADIFVFLTQDAILADPNAIRVMVEALEKNPELGMVYGRQLPHKNAKVLETHARLFNYPAESKIKSLEDADRYGIRTISCSNSFAAYRKTAFFKVNGFPTGSILGEDVLIAGKMLLDGWKMAYLSNSKIHHSHDYSAIEEFKRYFDIGVFHVNNQWIFEHFGRAESEGFKYLKSELKYTFKHNPLLVPKCLIATGAKLVGYKLGLHYQSLPVGLRKSCSMTKAYWSRA; encoded by the coding sequence ATGAAAGTCAATCTTTTTATCCCCACGCTAAATGCAGGCAAAATCTGGCAAGAGGTACTCGCTGGCATTGCTATGCAAAATCATCCGATTTCAAGATTTGTCATCATAGACTCTGGCTCGACTGACGGCACCTTGAACCTGATCAATGAGGAAACTTGTGATTTGATTCAGATTGATAAGAAAGACTTTGATCATGGAGGTACTCGGCAAATGGCAGCGGAGACCTTTCCGGATGCGGATATTTTTGTATTTCTTACCCAAGATGCGATCCTCGCAGATCCCAATGCGATCAGGGTGATGGTGGAAGCTTTGGAAAAAAATCCTGAGCTCGGAATGGTCTATGGCCGGCAACTTCCGCACAAAAACGCCAAGGTTCTGGAGACCCATGCGCGACTTTTCAACTATCCAGCGGAGTCCAAAATAAAGAGCCTGGAAGACGCTGACCGCTATGGCATTAGGACAATCTCCTGCTCCAATTCTTTTGCTGCCTATAGAAAAACAGCCTTTTTTAAGGTCAATGGCTTCCCAACAGGCTCTATTTTGGGGGAAGACGTATTAATTGCAGGTAAAATGTTGTTGGATGGATGGAAAATGGCGTACCTTTCGAACTCCAAAATACACCACTCACATGATTATTCTGCCATTGAAGAATTCAAGCGGTATTTTGACATCGGAGTATTCCACGTCAATAACCAATGGATTTTCGAACACTTTGGCAGGGCAGAAAGTGAAGGATTCAAGTATCTCAAATCAGAACTCAAATACACTTTTAAACACAACCCTCTATTAGTTCCAAAATGCCTAATCGCTACTGGAGCCAAGTTGGTTGGCTACAAACTGGGACTGCACTACCAATCCCTCCCAGTCGGACTTCGCAAGTCATGCTCTATGACCAAGGCCTACTGGAGCCGTGCCTGA
- a CDS encoding right-handed parallel beta-helix repeat-containing protein: MIRNIQFFFLMLLALPLAGFCQSDSLKPGKKINVLDKGVLAASENDQTDAIQGVIDQAREGDTVFLPKGTYLVRTILLKSGVNIQSEGTIKHHESAKDGQYSIEKQNSPNPLILGQEVRNISISLKGESKNEGIYLLKSHQIRIYDSELTGDSTKLRAYPGIMTFQCSGVEIANSKIHHFGMPRAETHSYQPGTGVRILSSNTVSIHDSEVYQNGENGVFIHGSRKVEVLNNVIHHNGMSGIQVAFGDSGKEKDYYFSHNVLDENASDAIDINNRSKEKAKDIACLITENITCGNGFVKGESTPDGSGIATLINVSNVLIYKNEAYRNNRPAIYVESCGVILGKGNWADNQVEITLDLDELVLEENRFSSINLIANTKAQKIHLKSNELGSLSLPNGIQVEEFIVENNSFSHGNFNLNLEGKVELIGNKIENSSKNPTILITKADNARIENNEILSQNSSAVILRKTAKNVQIIGNQIKSFNTAIFDDNSKELVVKNNKVTSIAGGKENQAFRSHYPDNLILEGNEYRGIANTETVLFVGKGKASVSNEKMVTGTANYGVVDISGN, from the coding sequence ATGATCAGAAATATCCAATTCTTCTTTTTAATGCTGCTTGCATTGCCTTTAGCTGGCTTTTGTCAAAGCGATTCCTTAAAGCCTGGGAAGAAAATCAATGTGCTTGATAAGGGAGTTTTGGCAGCATCTGAAAATGATCAGACAGATGCAATCCAAGGTGTGATCGACCAAGCGAGGGAAGGAGATACGGTGTTTTTGCCAAAGGGCACTTATTTGGTCAGAACAATCCTTCTAAAATCTGGGGTGAATATTCAGTCTGAAGGAACCATCAAACATCACGAGTCTGCCAAAGACGGACAATACTCTATAGAAAAACAGAATTCCCCCAACCCTTTGATTTTAGGACAGGAAGTTAGAAATATCAGTATTTCACTGAAAGGAGAATCAAAAAATGAGGGAATCTACCTTCTGAAAAGCCATCAGATCCGAATTTATGACAGTGAACTAACCGGGGATTCCACCAAACTAAGAGCGTATCCTGGGATCATGACTTTTCAGTGTAGTGGGGTGGAAATCGCGAATTCTAAAATCCATCATTTCGGCATGCCGAGAGCAGAAACCCACAGCTATCAACCGGGAACAGGTGTGCGTATATTATCCAGCAATACCGTTTCCATTCATGATTCTGAGGTTTACCAAAACGGTGAAAACGGTGTTTTTATCCATGGAAGCAGAAAGGTGGAAGTACTGAACAATGTCATCCATCACAATGGAATGTCGGGGATTCAGGTGGCTTTTGGAGATTCTGGCAAAGAAAAAGATTACTATTTCTCCCATAATGTACTGGACGAAAACGCCTCTGATGCCATCGATATTAATAACCGATCCAAGGAAAAAGCGAAGGATATAGCATGCCTGATCACCGAAAATATCACTTGCGGAAATGGATTTGTGAAAGGAGAATCTACTCCAGACGGTTCAGGAATCGCGACACTGATCAATGTGTCCAATGTGCTGATTTATAAAAATGAAGCTTATCGAAATAACCGTCCGGCTATCTATGTAGAAAGCTGCGGAGTGATCCTTGGGAAGGGAAACTGGGCTGATAATCAGGTGGAAATTACATTGGATTTGGATGAATTGGTACTTGAAGAAAACAGGTTCAGCAGTATCAATTTGATCGCGAATACTAAAGCGCAGAAAATTCATCTCAAGAGTAATGAGCTGGGTTCTCTTTCACTTCCGAATGGAATCCAGGTCGAAGAATTTATTGTGGAAAACAACAGTTTTTCTCATGGCAACTTCAACCTGAATTTGGAGGGTAAAGTGGAATTGATTGGAAATAAAATCGAAAACTCATCGAAAAATCCCACAATTCTAATCACGAAAGCGGACAACGCACGGATTGAAAACAATGAGATTCTAAGTCAGAATTCCTCAGCCGTTATTCTCAGGAAGACCGCTAAAAACGTCCAGATCATAGGAAATCAGATCAAATCTTTCAACACAGCCATTTTTGACGACAACTCAAAAGAACTGGTCGTGAAAAACAACAAGGTAACTTCCATAGCCGGAGGAAAGGAAAACCAGGCTTTTCGAAGTCATTATCCCGATAATCTAATTTTGGAAGGAAATGAATATCGGGGCATAGCCAATACAGAAACGGTACTATTCGTAGGAAAAGGGAAAGCCAGCGTATCGAATGAAAAAATGGTCACCGGAACAGCCAATTATGGAGTAGTAGATATCTCTGGCAATTAA
- a CDS encoding glycosyltransferase family 4 protein, translating to MNRKKKILIDSRWAGNTGIGRLYQEVMKHAPAEASCEFVQSKMGLGSLLSPLMLGEEIKKSSAEVFYSPSFMPPAFSKTPFIFTVHDLMHLFYYSKLHKIYYEQIIARLAPKAKKIITVSHFSKSQLVELLNIPEELIKVIYNGIDNHFLHNEEEFESARPYFLYVGNRRKNKNVPAMLTAFAKARIPNDFMFFLSGNSDPELDSLIGSLGIQKRVRFLGFIEEQDLPKLYKGAHATLFASLMEGFGLPIIESMASGTPVLTSNTSSLPEVAGGAALCVDPTDLSAMASGIEKLVNEEEFYVDCMVKGLARAQEFSWEKTAAETWETILG from the coding sequence ATGAATCGAAAGAAAAAGATATTGATTGATAGTCGCTGGGCAGGAAATACCGGAATCGGCAGGCTGTATCAGGAGGTCATGAAGCATGCTCCCGCCGAAGCATCCTGTGAATTTGTGCAAAGCAAAATGGGCTTGGGAAGTTTGCTGTCTCCTTTGATGCTGGGTGAGGAGATTAAGAAGTCAAGTGCGGAGGTTTTCTACAGTCCTTCTTTTATGCCTCCGGCTTTTTCCAAAACTCCATTCATTTTTACAGTGCATGATTTGATGCATTTGTTTTACTATTCGAAGCTGCACAAAATTTACTATGAGCAGATCATTGCGAGGCTAGCGCCAAAAGCCAAGAAAATTATAACCGTTTCGCATTTCAGCAAAAGCCAGCTGGTAGAACTCCTGAACATTCCTGAAGAACTGATAAAAGTGATTTACAATGGAATAGACAATCATTTCCTCCATAATGAAGAAGAATTCGAAAGTGCGAGACCTTACTTTCTTTATGTTGGAAATAGACGCAAAAACAAGAATGTTCCCGCCATGCTTACTGCTTTTGCGAAAGCCAGAATCCCAAATGATTTCATGTTCTTCCTGTCCGGAAACAGTGACCCAGAACTTGATTCACTGATTGGCAGTCTAGGAATTCAAAAAAGGGTTCGGTTTTTGGGTTTTATCGAGGAACAAGATTTACCCAAACTGTACAAAGGCGCCCATGCAACTTTGTTTGCCTCCCTGATGGAAGGTTTCGGCTTGCCGATCATAGAATCCATGGCCTCTGGCACACCTGTCTTGACTTCCAATACCAGCTCTCTTCCTGAAGTGGCCGGAGGAGCGGCACTTTGCGTGGATCCCACGGACCTTTCCGCGATGGCTTCAGGCATTGAAAAACTGGTGAATGAAGAGGAATTCTATGTGGATTGCATGGTGAAAGGTCTGGCACGGGCGCAGGAATTCAGCTGGGAGAAAACAGCTGCAGAAACATGGGAAACCATTTTAGGTTAA
- a CDS encoding O-antigen ligase family protein has translation MSTPEITLTNQTSVLEGNQWKAISIAETLFLLSLISMFLPVKVYPVIFLVSSFFFYRETPQIKFPNWSIALAVFSTYAVISYLINYPGEPLALTNIIKLVINFSFLFFAINWLGSRENEALINKLDTVLLVVLALSLVQLLIYHQAYDFSLILGSDSSGEASALYRDTLFYWGLDDKNMFGARIALMGFSFIAIPIVLKNKLSIWRIVFVFLVAFLSLSRTPIVALLIGVFLLIWFSVDKKWKIGLVILIAISLPFVLQNVLRVDSLTSSNDGMGIRLVYWKAFFEHFETISPLGNGFLSAPDFLETYADFYRGESHIHNTFLSTYLQMGIVGFISFVAFLIWFIQECWRKTDNPRLWVALFLPILAIMMILYSGYDNDVIMYFCLIFLISSLKEINFKTIKIGL, from the coding sequence ATGAGCACACCGGAAATCACATTAACAAATCAGACCTCAGTCCTTGAAGGAAATCAATGGAAAGCTATATCCATTGCTGAGACGCTGTTTTTGCTTTCGCTGATTTCCATGTTCTTACCGGTAAAAGTTTATCCAGTGATTTTCCTAGTTAGCTCCTTCTTTTTTTACAGAGAAACTCCACAGATAAAATTTCCAAACTGGTCTATAGCTCTGGCTGTTTTTAGCACCTACGCAGTAATCAGCTATTTGATCAACTATCCGGGCGAACCACTTGCCCTGACCAATATCATTAAATTAGTCATCAATTTCTCCTTTCTCTTTTTCGCAATCAATTGGCTTGGCTCAAGGGAAAATGAAGCTCTAATCAATAAACTGGACACGGTTCTTCTGGTAGTCTTGGCCCTTTCCCTCGTGCAGCTTTTGATCTATCATCAAGCTTACGATTTCAGCTTAATTCTAGGCAGTGACTCTTCTGGAGAAGCAAGTGCTTTGTATAGAGATACACTTTTTTACTGGGGACTTGATGACAAAAACATGTTCGGAGCTCGCATTGCCTTAATGGGTTTTTCATTCATAGCTATCCCTATAGTTCTGAAAAATAAGCTATCGATCTGGAGAATTGTCTTTGTTTTTCTGGTGGCTTTTCTCAGTCTTTCCCGAACTCCAATTGTGGCGTTATTGATTGGAGTTTTCCTGCTCATTTGGTTTTCTGTGGATAAGAAATGGAAAATTGGACTAGTAATTCTGATCGCCATCTCACTCCCATTTGTCCTCCAAAATGTACTAAGAGTAGATTCTTTGACTTCATCCAATGATGGAATGGGCATCCGACTGGTTTATTGGAAGGCATTCTTCGAGCATTTCGAAACAATATCTCCATTAGGAAATGGCTTCCTCAGTGCCCCTGATTTCCTTGAAACTTATGCTGATTTTTACCGAGGAGAATCTCACATTCATAATACGTTTTTGTCCACTTATCTACAGATGGGCATTGTCGGCTTTATTTCCTTCGTAGCTTTTTTAATCTGGTTTATACAGGAATGCTGGCGCAAAACTGATAATCCACGTCTTTGGGTCGCACTTTTTCTTCCTATCCTGGCGATTATGATGATTCTCTATTCCGGCTATGACAACGATGTGATCATGTATTTCTGCCTGATTTTTCTAATCAGCTCCTTAAAGGAAATCAACTTCAAAACCATAAAAATCGGCCTATGA
- a CDS encoding glycosyltransferase family 4 protein — protein sequence MKILYINSLYSPLIEGGAEISLKLIVEGMKSLGHEVVVLSLMPEKGVKTEQVDGVKVYRAGLQNAYWPYSKAKKNKLARLNWHYQDQSNEKMATVVKEILDTENPDIVSCHNLAGWSAEVWKPIAKAGIPIVQVLHDLYLLCPNSNMFKNEQTCENQCFSCKLLRSNHAEKSKQVSAVVGISNSILQRFIDFGYFSNASKNIIYNTRTIPNPSPKRPRKTEQPIRFGYLGTLSKVKGLEWLIEQFKMLDFGASLSIAGKGDKAYEQHLRVLSSGSAIEFVGYVNSTEFLANIDVLIVPSLWEEPLGMVAIEALANHVPVIANKRGGLQETVKDGVNGLYCFDHSSDSLGAAMRRIYFEPELYNLFSKVARESVAPILDADRLIGEYETVLKQALKKSQTAISK from the coding sequence GAGTTTGATGCCTGAAAAAGGGGTAAAAACCGAGCAGGTTGATGGAGTAAAGGTCTACAGAGCAGGTCTGCAAAATGCCTACTGGCCATATTCCAAGGCCAAGAAAAACAAGCTAGCAAGACTCAATTGGCACTATCAGGATCAGTCCAACGAAAAAATGGCTACGGTAGTAAAAGAAATTCTGGACACTGAAAACCCCGATATTGTCTCTTGTCACAACCTTGCCGGATGGTCTGCTGAAGTATGGAAACCCATAGCCAAAGCAGGAATTCCTATCGTACAAGTGCTCCATGATTTGTATTTGCTTTGTCCAAACAGCAACATGTTTAAAAACGAGCAAACCTGCGAAAACCAGTGCTTCAGCTGTAAGCTTTTGCGGAGCAATCATGCAGAAAAATCAAAGCAAGTCTCAGCAGTTGTAGGTATCAGCAATAGCATTTTGCAGCGTTTTATTGACTTTGGCTACTTTTCAAACGCTTCTAAAAACATTATTTACAATACGCGAACAATTCCAAATCCTTCTCCAAAACGGCCTAGGAAAACCGAACAACCCATTCGTTTTGGCTATTTGGGGACACTTTCTAAGGTAAAAGGATTGGAATGGCTGATCGAACAATTCAAAATGCTGGACTTCGGAGCTAGCTTGAGCATAGCAGGAAAGGGAGATAAAGCTTACGAGCAACATCTCAGAGTTCTGTCATCCGGCTCTGCAATTGAGTTTGTAGGCTACGTGAACTCCACTGAATTTCTAGCAAACATTGATGTGCTCATTGTGCCTTCTCTTTGGGAGGAACCCTTGGGAATGGTAGCAATCGAAGCGCTGGCAAACCACGTCCCTGTGATCGCTAACAAAAGAGGCGGACTTCAGGAAACTGTGAAAGACGGAGTCAATGGACTTTATTGCTTTGACCATTCATCGGATTCCTTAGGCGCTGCGATGCGTCGGATTTATTTTGAACCCGAGCTATACAATCTGTTTAGTAAGGTGGCACGGGAATCTGTGGCACCAATTTTAGATGCTGATCGTCTGATCGGAGAATACGAGACAGTTTTGAAACAGGCTTTGAAAAAATCTCAAACAGCTATTTCCAAATGA